From Curtobacterium sp. MCBA15_012:
GTGAGGTCCGTCGTGTACCAGGCGGCCCGCTCGAGGGCACGGAACCGCGCCCCGTCGGTCGCCAGGCGCGCCCGCGACCCGCGGAGCACCCCACGGGGGTTCCACCGACGGCTCTCCTGCGCCACCGACACCCGTTCGCGCACGTCCTCGATCGCCGCGTCGAGCCGCGACTGCTGCCGGTCCCACGCGCGGGTGTCGGGCTCGCCCCGGTCGAGCACGGCCGCGAGGTCGTCGAGGTGCTCCGCGAGCACCGCGTTGACCTGGTCGATGCGCCGCTCGGCGTCCCAGAAGTGCAGCGGCGGCACGATCAGCGAGTTCACCAGCAGCCCGATGCCGATCCCGATGCCCATCTGCACGACGTACGCGAACGAGTACCCCTCGGCGTTGCCCCCACCGACGAGCAGGACGAACAGCGCCGCCATCGGGACCCACGAGTACCCCTCGCCGAGCACCCGGAACCCGCTGACCAGCACGCCGAGGCCCACCGCGAGGGCCACCGCGACCACGCCCGGGTCGCCGATGAGCATCGTGAACCCGGCGATGAGGATGCCGAGCGTGATCCCGACGAGCGTCTGCAGACCGGCCCGGACGCCCGCGAACACGGTGGTCCGCATCGCCACGATCGCCCCGAGGGGTGCGTAGTACGGGTAGTCGGCCGCGACCCCGGGGGCGTGCTTCGCGAGCGTCCACGCGATCGTCGCCGCGAGCGCGGCCTTCGCCGCGAGCAGCAGCCGCGGCTGGGTGCCCGAGTCGCGGCTCCACTGCCAGAGGCGGCGCCCGGCGCCCGTGATGCGTTCTGCTCGTGCCATGTCGGCGGCCAAGCTAGCCGCGGACCGCTGTGAGCGTTGACGGCGAGCGGGGCGGGACGGGAGGCACGTGGCGGCCGTGCTGTGCGCCTCCGTCCGTCGGACGATCAGACGGGAGGCGCGTGGCGGCGGTGCACCGCGCCTCCCGTCCGGCATGCGGTCGCCGACGCGGAGAAGCCCCCGCGACGTACGTCGCGGGGGCTTCTCCGATGTGGTGCTGGACCTACTTGGCGTCGTCCGCCTTGGCGGCGGCGTCGGCCTCGACCTCGGCAGCTGCGTCGGTCTCGGTCTCGGCCTCGACCGGGGTCGACTCCTCGGTGGTCTCGGTCTCGTCGACCGGGGCCTCCTCGACCGGCGCGGCGGCGGCCGGGGCCGCCTTGCGCTGCACCGGGGCGGGCGAGCTCGAGACCGGCTCGAGCACGAGCTCGATCGACGCGAGCGGCGCGTTGTCACCCTTGCGGAAGCCGAGCTTCGTGATGCGGGTGTACCCGCCCTGGCGGTCCTCGACCTGGGGCGCGATCTCCGTGAACAGCGTGTGCACGACGGACTTGTCACGCAGCTGCGCGATGACGCGACGGCGCGCGTGCAGGTCGCCACGCTTCGCGAACGTGATGAGACGCTCGGCGACGGGACGGAGGCGCTTGGCCTTCGTCTCGGTGGTGGTGATGCGACCGTGCGTGAACAGGGCGTTGGCGAGGTTGCTCAGGAGCAGGCGCTCGTGGGCGGGGCCGCCACCGAGGCGGGGGCCCTTGGTGGGCTTCGGCATGTCAGTTCTCCAGT
This genomic window contains:
- a CDS encoding aromatic acid exporter family protein, whose amino-acid sequence is MARAERITGAGRRLWQWSRDSGTQPRLLLAAKAALAATIAWTLAKHAPGVAADYPYYAPLGAIVAMRTTVFAGVRAGLQTLVGITLGILIAGFTMLIGDPGVVAVALAVGLGVLVSGFRVLGEGYSWVPMAALFVLLVGGGNAEGYSFAYVVQMGIGIGIGLLVNSLIVPPLHFWDAERRIDQVNAVLAEHLDDLAAVLDRGEPDTRAWDRQQSRLDAAIEDVRERVSVAQESRRWNPRGVLRGSRARLATDGARFRALERAAWYTTDLTELVARSGPVADNIGRPDPSFAEPLAAALRQVACVVRGDCAEDAGDEALATLERALDASRENPSSVAVTASAIVALRGILESEKRATQDVDTKTGPFGEKR
- the rplQ gene encoding 50S ribosomal protein L17 translates to MPKPTKGPRLGGGPAHERLLLSNLANALFTHGRITTTETKAKRLRPVAERLITFAKRGDLHARRRVIAQLRDKSVVHTLFTEIAPQVEDRQGGYTRITKLGFRKGDNAPLASIELVLEPVSSSPAPVQRKAAPAAAAPVEEAPVDETETTEESTPVEAETETDAAAEVEADAAAKADDAK